Proteins from one Desulforegulaceae bacterium genomic window:
- the nadC gene encoding carboxylating nicotinate-nucleotide diphosphorylase yields MKTLDFTLADRLIDLALLEDIGPGDITTQSIIDPEEQGKAVIKAKENFIVCGIDIAEQVFFKVDPELKIVKLLKDGVKTNKGDLILSVKGRMSSLLKAERTVLNFLQRLSGIATNTNKYVEKLKNYPHVKLCDTRKTTPGLRVLEKYAVYSGGGSNHRTGLYDGVLIKDNHIEAAGSIEKAVSMARQNISHLVKIEVEVKDFDETRQALKAGADVIMLDNMNTAEIKEACKIINKKALVEVSGNVTIERLTQLAKTGADIISCGALIHQAVSVDISMYLTKT; encoded by the coding sequence ATGAAAACACTTGATTTTACATTGGCTGATAGACTTATTGATCTTGCTCTTCTTGAAGATATTGGACCTGGAGACATTACAACCCAATCAATTATCGACCCAGAAGAGCAGGGCAAGGCTGTGATTAAGGCAAAGGAGAATTTTATAGTCTGCGGTATTGATATTGCAGAACAGGTTTTTTTTAAAGTAGATCCAGAGCTTAAAATTGTAAAATTATTAAAAGACGGAGTAAAAACAAATAAAGGAGATCTTATTCTTTCTGTTAAGGGAAGAATGAGTTCTCTTTTAAAAGCAGAAAGAACAGTTTTAAATTTTCTTCAAAGATTGAGCGGAATAGCAACCAATACAAATAAATATGTAGAAAAGCTGAAAAATTATCCCCATGTAAAGCTTTGCGATACAAGAAAAACAACTCCGGGGCTTAGAGTTTTGGAAAAGTATGCTGTTTATTCAGGAGGAGGATCAAATCACAGAACAGGACTTTATGATGGTGTTCTTATCAAGGACAACCATATTGAAGCTGCAGGAAGTATTGAAAAAGCTGTTTCTATGGCAAGACAAAATATTTCTCACCTTGTAAAAATTGAAGTTGAAGTAAAAGATTTTGATGAAACAAGACAGGCTCTTAAAGCCGGGGCAGATGTGATAATGCTTGATAATATGAACACAGCAGAAATTAAGGAAGCATGCAAAATTATAAACAAAAAAGCCCTTGTTGAAGTGTCTGGGAATGTAACAATTGAAAGACTTACCCAACTTGCAAAAACCGGGGCTGATATTATTTCATGTGGAGCTCTTATTCACCAGGCTGTTTCAGTTGATATAAGTATGTATCTTACAAAAACCTAA